The Saccharothrix variisporea genome has a segment encoding these proteins:
- a CDS encoding putative bifunctional diguanylate cyclase/phosphodiesterase produces the protein MTEQVDHRVAAPGRSNLDPAVLAGAESFARTWATAVIGSSYVPMTRTEVAEHLQALTEVLVHALYASPFRTAPGYEIGARLVEAHFTGTDTLGRTVQLLGDDLLSELGIAPDELMRSRLAALQGALSAGYARALRERTLAEQEAIRAAVLDARDQAEAALRASEARFRAMFTEAAIGIGIADIEGRILDVNQALQDMLGFSVEEMRQYNIRDLMHPEDGSSVWRLYDQLTAGECDHYRAEKRFRRADGEQVWTHLTLSLVRDDHGDPQYQVAMIEDVTDRHLLQNRLRYQALHDPLTGLPNRALFLERLGRVFNNRAKRRAGLCYLDLDGFKVINDSLGHDIGDQLLVEVGRRLDHSVSGEGKLVARMGGDEFVILVEGSRDTQDIVNVADRVLRELESPIRIGGHELTVSASIGIVERALSGTTAADLMRDADITLYWAKADGKSRWALYDPERNAREVARFTLSATMPAALERDEFYVDYQPLVRLEDSTVVGVEALVRWQHPEFGRLAPDRFIELAEETGLIVPLGRWVLRAACRQARRWLDEFGDSAPFVSVNLAVRQSRDPELVRDVKRILDECSLPPHHLQLELTESAIMGTADEPLEALRALSDMGVRIAIDDFGTGYSNLAYLKHLPVHELKIAGSFMEGLRAADEEDPVDVQIVSTLVQLAHALQLGVTAEGVETPAQAKRLHRIGCDTGQGWFFAKPMTPGEIDELLRS, from the coding sequence ATGACGGAACAGGTTGACCATCGGGTGGCAGCACCGGGCCGATCGAACCTCGACCCCGCCGTACTGGCCGGGGCGGAGTCCTTCGCGCGGACCTGGGCCACCGCGGTGATCGGCAGCAGTTACGTCCCCATGACCCGCACCGAGGTCGCCGAGCACCTCCAGGCCCTCACCGAGGTGCTGGTCCACGCCCTGTACGCGAGCCCTTTCCGCACCGCGCCCGGCTACGAGATCGGCGCGCGCCTGGTCGAGGCGCACTTCACCGGCACGGACACCCTGGGCCGCACGGTCCAGCTGCTGGGCGACGACCTGCTGTCCGAACTGGGCATCGCGCCCGACGAGCTCATGCGGTCCCGGCTGGCCGCGTTGCAGGGCGCGCTGTCCGCCGGCTACGCCCGTGCCCTGCGCGAACGCACGCTCGCCGAGCAGGAGGCCATCCGCGCGGCCGTGCTGGACGCCCGCGACCAGGCCGAGGCGGCGCTGCGGGCGTCCGAGGCGCGGTTCCGGGCCATGTTCACCGAGGCCGCGATCGGCATCGGCATCGCCGACATCGAGGGCCGCATCCTGGACGTCAACCAGGCGTTGCAGGACATGCTCGGGTTCAGCGTCGAGGAGATGCGGCAGTACAACATCCGCGACCTGATGCACCCGGAGGACGGCTCCAGCGTCTGGCGCCTCTACGACCAGCTCACCGCCGGCGAGTGCGACCACTACCGGGCGGAGAAGCGGTTCCGCCGCGCCGACGGCGAGCAGGTGTGGACGCACCTGACGTTGTCCCTGGTCCGCGACGACCACGGCGACCCGCAGTACCAGGTGGCGATGATCGAGGACGTCACCGACCGCCACCTGCTGCAGAACCGGCTGCGCTACCAGGCCCTGCACGACCCGCTGACCGGCTTGCCCAACCGGGCGCTGTTCCTGGAGCGGCTCGGCCGGGTGTTCAACAACCGCGCCAAGCGGCGGGCGGGCCTGTGCTACCTGGACCTCGACGGGTTCAAGGTGATCAACGACAGCCTGGGCCACGACATCGGCGACCAACTCCTGGTCGAGGTCGGCAGGCGGCTGGACCACTCGGTGTCCGGCGAGGGCAAGCTGGTCGCGCGCATGGGCGGCGACGAGTTCGTGATCCTGGTGGAGGGCTCGCGGGACACCCAGGACATCGTCAACGTCGCCGACCGGGTGTTACGAGAGCTCGAGTCCCCGATCCGCATCGGCGGGCACGAGCTGACCGTGTCGGCGTCCATCGGCATCGTCGAACGGGCGCTGTCCGGCACGACCGCCGCCGACCTGATGCGCGACGCCGACATCACGCTGTACTGGGCGAAGGCCGACGGCAAGTCCCGCTGGGCGCTCTACGACCCGGAACGCAACGCCCGCGAGGTCGCCCGGTTCACCCTGTCCGCCACCATGCCCGCGGCGCTGGAGCGCGACGAGTTCTACGTCGACTACCAGCCCCTCGTGCGCCTGGAGGACAGCACCGTCGTCGGCGTCGAGGCCCTGGTGCGGTGGCAGCACCCCGAGTTCGGGCGGCTCGCACCGGACCGGTTCATCGAACTGGCCGAGGAGACCGGCCTGATCGTCCCCCTGGGCCGGTGGGTGCTGCGCGCGGCGTGCCGGCAGGCGAGGCGCTGGCTGGACGAGTTCGGCGACTCGGCACCGTTCGTGTCGGTCAACCTGGCCGTCCGCCAGTCCCGCGACCCGGAGCTGGTCCGGGACGTGAAACGCATCCTCGACGAGTGCTCCCTGCCCCCGCACCACCTGCAGCTGGAGCTGACCGAGAGCGCCATCATGGGCACGGCCGACGAGCCGCTGGAGGCCCTGCGCGCACTGTCCGACATGGGCGTGCGCATCGCCATCGACGACTTCGGCACCGGCTACTCGAACCTGGCGTACCTGAAGCACCTGCCCGTGCACGAATTGAAGATCGCCGGCTCGTTCATGGAGGGGCTGCGCGCGGCGGACGAGGAAGACCCGGTCGACGTCCAGATCGTGTCCACGCTGGTGCAGCTGGCCCACGCCCTGCAGCTGGGCGTGACCGCGGAGGGCGTGGAGACGCCCGCCCAGGCCAAGCGCCTGCACCGGATCGGCTGCGACACGGGCCAGGGCTGGTTCTTCGCCAAGCCCATGACCCCGGGCGAGATCGACGAACTCCTGCGCAGCTGA
- a CDS encoding SAM-dependent methyltransferase, producing the protein MDSVERPNWAPVEIDLGRPSIARVYDYWLGGAHNFAVDRAVGDKVLADVPVLKSVILNHRAFLRRAVRYLLSQGIRQFLDLGSGIPTVGNVHEIAQAVDPAAKVVYVDIDPVAVAHSRAILTGNESVNVLQTDVRDARGVLKSPEVQDLLDFDRPIAVLMIALLHFVPDDDDPRGIVGAYRDALPPGSFLAMSHAGYEDGEWDPSWDEARGTYNRGVSEMTYRRKSEVEALFEGFDLVEPGVARLPLWHPESPDDVDENAVHFLGFGAVGRKS; encoded by the coding sequence GTGGACAGCGTGGAGCGCCCCAACTGGGCGCCGGTCGAGATCGACCTCGGGCGTCCGAGCATCGCGCGGGTCTACGACTACTGGTTGGGCGGCGCGCACAACTTCGCCGTCGACCGGGCCGTGGGCGACAAGGTGCTGGCCGACGTGCCGGTGCTCAAGAGCGTCATCCTCAACCACCGGGCGTTCCTGCGCCGAGCCGTCCGCTACCTGCTGTCCCAGGGCATCCGGCAGTTCCTCGACCTGGGGTCCGGCATCCCGACCGTGGGCAACGTGCACGAGATCGCGCAGGCCGTGGACCCGGCCGCCAAGGTCGTCTACGTCGACATCGACCCGGTGGCCGTCGCGCACAGCCGGGCCATCCTGACCGGCAACGAGTCGGTCAACGTGCTCCAGACCGACGTGCGGGACGCGCGGGGCGTGCTCAAGTCCCCCGAGGTGCAGGACCTGCTGGACTTCGACCGGCCGATCGCCGTGCTGATGATCGCGCTGCTGCACTTCGTGCCCGACGACGACGACCCGCGCGGCATCGTCGGCGCCTACCGGGACGCGCTGCCGCCGGGCAGCTTCCTCGCCATGTCGCACGCGGGCTACGAGGACGGCGAGTGGGACCCGTCCTGGGACGAGGCCCGCGGCACCTACAACCGGGGCGTGAGCGAGATGACCTACCGCCGCAAGTCCGAGGTGGAGGCGTTGTTCGAGGGCTTCGACCTGGTGGAGCCGGGCGTGGCGCGGTTGCCGCTGTGGCACCCGGAGTCACCCGACGACGTGGACGAGAACGCGGTTCACTTCCTGGGGTTCGGCGCGGTGGGGCGGAAGTCCTGA
- a CDS encoding pentapeptide repeat-containing protein, with protein sequence MKYLWIAGAVVSAVGGVWLLLVVRRRRPRLKPVLLTAVGAFLLVTGMLLVLDPTSPKHEVVKSGGLAAGSVVALYALWLNDRRRRMDEKRHDLEIERAEHDRSRVADERFARSVELLGHETEQVRVGAMHALAGLARSRPEYTQTVLDVLCAYLRRPFRPDTDPKGSDEYTAESERELEVRLTAQRLIADLLPPDDQGGAELYDLNLTRAYLEYFDLSHRQVGELVVRAAWLARSNSFHHLVVHGGAWFTDSVSEGRLHAHDMVFCDVGWFSRIDCRDRVDFARTRFFGRAKFAGARFGGPVSFEGVEFADSVDRDGVEVAAGVDAVLPEGWTGLVAR encoded by the coding sequence GTGAAGTACCTGTGGATCGCGGGCGCGGTCGTCAGCGCGGTGGGTGGGGTGTGGCTGCTGCTCGTGGTGCGGCGGCGCCGGCCCCGGCTCAAGCCGGTGCTGCTCACCGCGGTCGGCGCGTTCCTGCTGGTCACCGGCATGCTGCTGGTGCTGGACCCGACCAGCCCCAAGCACGAGGTGGTCAAGTCCGGTGGGCTGGCGGCCGGGTCGGTCGTCGCCCTCTACGCGCTGTGGCTCAACGACCGGCGCCGGCGCATGGACGAGAAGCGCCACGACCTGGAGATCGAACGGGCCGAACACGACCGGTCGCGGGTGGCTGACGAGAGGTTCGCCCGATCGGTTGAACTGCTGGGGCACGAGACCGAGCAGGTGCGGGTGGGCGCGATGCACGCCCTGGCCGGCCTGGCGCGGTCGCGGCCCGAGTACACGCAGACCGTGCTGGACGTGCTGTGCGCCTACCTGCGCCGCCCGTTCCGGCCCGACACCGACCCGAAGGGATCCGACGAGTACACGGCGGAGAGCGAGCGCGAGCTGGAGGTCCGGCTGACCGCCCAGCGGCTGATCGCCGACCTGCTGCCGCCCGACGACCAGGGCGGGGCCGAGCTGTACGACCTCAACCTCACCCGCGCCTACCTGGAGTACTTCGACCTCTCGCACCGGCAGGTCGGCGAGCTGGTGGTGCGGGCGGCGTGGCTGGCGCGGTCCAACTCGTTCCACCACCTGGTCGTGCACGGCGGGGCGTGGTTCACCGACTCGGTCAGCGAGGGCCGGTTGCACGCGCACGACATGGTGTTCTGCGACGTCGGCTGGTTCAGCCGGATCGACTGCCGGGACCGGGTCGACTTCGCCCGCACCCGGTTCTTCGGGCGGGCGAAGTTCGCCGGGGCGCGGTTCGGCGGGCCGGTGTCGTTCGAGGGTGTGGAGTTCGCCGACTCGGTGGACCGGGACGGTGTCGAGGTGGCGGCCGGGGTGGACGCCGTGCTGCCCGAGGGGTGGACCGGGCTGGTGGCCAGGTGA
- a CDS encoding pentapeptide repeat-containing protein yields MKGRALLAVSVAAAVLVTVVTTAVLLWVEPKLSKAEAIKTGGLAGGAVVALYALWLNDRRRRTEEARHVLESDKVADERFARAVEMLGNGADQVRVGAMHALAGLAWSTPRYKQTVLDVLCAYLRRPFTHEIYTLKADDPDQAFRGQSEVETDEEKDRERSVRLTAQRLITDLLPWGQDTDPTLYHLDLTGANLEYFRLEGRRVGRLTARRTAFYGITNFRDAHFGKPALFSGGSFRGRVDFRGVRFAGGMSLQDVSFDHRLEVAGAEVGEFLHLPPTPPEQVGSLQLVAGTRVKEDPTGWELTGREGATFQHHVEQD; encoded by the coding sequence GTGAAGGGGCGCGCGCTGCTGGCCGTGAGCGTCGCCGCGGCGGTGCTGGTGACGGTCGTGACGACGGCCGTGCTGCTGTGGGTGGAGCCGAAGCTGTCCAAGGCCGAGGCGATCAAGACCGGTGGGCTCGCGGGCGGCGCGGTCGTGGCGCTGTACGCGCTGTGGCTCAACGACCGCCGTCGCCGCACCGAGGAGGCGCGGCACGTGCTGGAGAGCGACAAGGTCGCCGACGAGCGGTTCGCGCGGGCCGTGGAGATGCTGGGCAACGGGGCCGACCAAGTGCGGGTGGGCGCGATGCACGCCTTGGCCGGGCTGGCGTGGTCCACGCCCCGCTACAAGCAGACCGTGCTGGACGTCCTGTGCGCCTATCTGCGCCGACCCTTCACCCACGAGATCTACACCCTGAAGGCTGACGACCCCGATCAGGCGTTCCGCGGCCAGTCCGAGGTCGAGACCGATGAGGAGAAGGACCGTGAGCGCTCGGTCCGGCTCACGGCGCAGCGGCTGATCACGGACCTGCTGCCGTGGGGCCAGGACACCGACCCGACGCTCTACCACCTGGACCTGACCGGCGCGAACCTCGAGTACTTCCGGCTCGAGGGGCGGCGTGTCGGCCGGCTGACCGCACGCCGGACCGCCTTCTACGGCATCACCAACTTCCGCGATGCCCACTTCGGCAAGCCGGCGCTGTTCTCCGGTGGCTCGTTCCGCGGTCGGGTGGACTTCCGGGGTGTGCGGTTCGCCGGCGGGATGTCCTTGCAGGACGTCAGCTTCGACCACCGACTCGAGGTGGCCGGGGCGGAAGTCGGCGAGTTCCTGCACCTGCCACCGACGCCGCCGGAGCAGGTCGGGTCACTGCAACTGGTGGCCGGCACCCGCGTGAAGGAGGACCCGACGGGCTGGGAGCTAACCGGTCGCGAGGGCGCGACCTTCCAGCACCATGTCGAGCAGGACTGA
- a CDS encoding LysR family transcriptional regulator: MELRQLEYFVAVAEECHFTRAARRMRVAQSGLSASIRALEVELGAPLFLRSTRQVELTQAGRALLEEARRVLSTVDAARNAVAGVQGLLRGTLSVGSVQCLHAVHLPEVLARFHDRHPGVEIRLRQGGSGELAEEVRAGRLDLAFVTSTRASDLPQSVVDTEPMVLVCGPESRFAQEGSVLLADLAGEPFVDFNPDWGTRDDVDQALALAGVERRVAVEVNDVHSLLDFVGFGLGVALVPESFRHKPTRARFVPIADAPTTGTSVVTSASVSAAASVLLDMVLEGRALATG; this comes from the coding sequence GTGGAGTTGCGCCAGCTCGAGTACTTCGTCGCGGTGGCGGAGGAGTGCCACTTCACGCGTGCCGCGCGGCGGATGCGGGTCGCCCAGTCGGGGCTGTCGGCGTCCATCCGGGCGCTGGAGGTCGAGCTGGGTGCGCCGCTGTTCCTGCGCTCGACCCGGCAGGTCGAGCTGACCCAGGCCGGGCGGGCGCTGCTGGAGGAGGCGCGGCGCGTGCTGAGCACGGTCGACGCGGCCCGCAACGCCGTGGCCGGCGTCCAGGGGCTGCTGCGCGGCACGCTGTCGGTCGGCAGCGTCCAGTGCCTGCACGCCGTGCACCTGCCCGAGGTGCTGGCGCGGTTCCACGACCGGCACCCCGGCGTGGAGATCCGGTTGCGCCAGGGCGGGTCCGGCGAGCTGGCCGAGGAGGTGCGGGCGGGCCGGCTGGACCTCGCGTTCGTCACCTCGACGCGGGCGAGCGACCTGCCGCAGTCCGTTGTGGACACCGAGCCGATGGTGCTCGTCTGCGGGCCGGAAAGCCGGTTCGCGCAAGAGGGTTCGGTGCTGCTGGCGGACCTGGCCGGCGAGCCCTTCGTGGACTTCAACCCCGACTGGGGCACGCGTGACGACGTCGACCAGGCGCTGGCCCTGGCCGGGGTGGAGCGGCGGGTCGCGGTCGAGGTCAACGACGTCCACTCGCTGCTGGACTTCGTCGGGTTCGGGCTGGGCGTGGCGCTGGTGCCCGAGTCGTTCCGGCACAAGCCGACCCGCGCCCGGTTCGTGCCCATCGCGGACGCGCCGACGACCGGCACGTCCGTGGTGACATCGGCGAGCGTGAGCGCGGCGGCGTCAGTCCTGCTCGACATGGTGCTGGAAGGTCGCGCCCTCGCGACCGGTTAG
- a CDS encoding aldo/keto reductase, producing MQQRRIADAEVSAIGLGAMPLSVQGRPSRDQAVETVRAALDAGVTLIDTADAYSLDEHDFGHNEELLAEALKGVDGVMVATKGGHTRTSGGGWGLNGRPEYLKAACEQSLRRLGVDVIDLYQYHRPDRDVPIADSVGALAELLDEGKIRFAGVSNFNPDEIREANEVLGGRLASVQNQFSPAFRSSEPELELCHELGIAFLPWSPLGGMSAAARLGERFAVFADVAGAHGVSPQQVCLAWMLAKSPVVIPIPGSSRPASIRDSAAAVHLVLTDEELKRLDG from the coding sequence ATGCAGCAGCGCCGGATCGCCGACGCCGAGGTCAGCGCCATCGGCCTGGGCGCGATGCCCCTGTCCGTGCAGGGCAGGCCGTCGCGGGACCAGGCGGTCGAGACCGTCCGGGCGGCCCTCGACGCCGGGGTCACGCTGATCGACACGGCCGACGCCTACTCGCTCGACGAGCACGACTTCGGGCACAACGAGGAGCTGCTCGCCGAGGCCCTGAAGGGCGTGGACGGCGTCATGGTCGCCACCAAGGGCGGGCACACGCGCACGTCCGGCGGCGGGTGGGGCCTGAACGGCCGGCCCGAGTACCTCAAGGCCGCGTGCGAGCAGTCGCTGCGCCGGCTCGGGGTGGACGTGATCGACCTGTACCAGTACCACCGGCCCGACCGGGACGTGCCGATCGCCGACTCCGTGGGCGCGCTGGCCGAGCTGCTGGACGAGGGCAAGATCCGGTTCGCCGGGGTGTCGAACTTCAACCCGGACGAGATCCGCGAGGCCAACGAGGTGCTGGGCGGGCGGCTGGCGTCCGTGCAGAACCAGTTCTCGCCCGCGTTCCGGTCCAGCGAGCCGGAGCTGGAGCTGTGCCACGAGCTGGGGATCGCGTTCCTGCCGTGGAGCCCGCTGGGCGGCATGAGCGCCGCCGCGCGGCTCGGCGAGCGCTTCGCGGTGTTCGCCGACGTGGCCGGCGCGCACGGCGTGAGCCCGCAGCAGGTGTGCCTGGCGTGGATGCTCGCCAAGTCGCCGGTCGTGATCCCCATCCCGGGGTCGTCGCGGCCCGCGAGCATCCGCGACTCGGCCGCCGCGGTGCACCTGGTGCTCACCGACGAGGAGCTGAAGCGCCTGGACGGGTGA